CGAGAAGGGCTGGATCGGACAGGGACTCCAACAGCTGTGCGCGGCCGCCGTCGCCTACCGCGTCGCCGGCGCCGACGCCCGCGCCACGCAGCGGGCGGTCGAAGGGATCGCCGCGACGCGCGACTTCCAGCGCGTCCTCGACGCGCCCGGTCAGGGCGCGTGTCTCGCGGAGTTCGTCGCCGACTTTCGCGTCGCCGGCGGCCTCGACGGCGCCTCGAACGCGTACGACGACGCCGCGGAGCGCTACGGGGACGCGGGCGACGCCATCGACTCGCCGCAGGCGCTCGCGACCACGCCGCTGTTCGGCGCCGCGGCCGCGACGATCAAGCAGGTCGCTCGCGGGCAGGCGAACGGCGAGATAGCGATCAAGTGGGAGGATCTCCACGGTTCCGACCCGTCGCAGCCGGGCGAGTTCCTCGCGCACCGCGCCCGGTTTAAAAGACAGCGCTTCGGGGGACTCGTCGAGAAGGCGGTGGCGGACGGTCACCTCGCGGCGCCGCGCGGGACGACCGAGTACGGCAACGAGACCCATCGCTGTCCGAACTGCGGCGCGAACGACGTCAACTGGGCCGGCAGCGACGTGCTCTGTATGCGGTGTTCGACGCCGACGGAACGGGTTTAAAAAGGCGGTTGCGGCTCAGTCCGCGAGGAGACTCTCGCCGTCGAACGCCGCGTCGGTGTCGACGTCCATCAGGTCGAGAATCGTCGGGGTCACGTCGAAGAGGTTCGAGCCCTCGATATCGAGGTCGGGATCGGTCGAATACAGGAGCGAGTTCTCGAACTTGTGCATCCCGTTCCGCGGCCCCTCGGTGAAGACGGCCGACTTCCCTTTAAATCCGGACTTCAGGTCGAAGCCGTCGGCGGGGATGACGACGAGGTCGGGGGCTATCTCGTCGCGGGCGCCGTCGAAGGCGTCCTCACCGTCCACGATTCGTTTACACACCTGCTGACCGTCGGGGCCGGTGAGCGATTCGAGGTCGGAGCGCAGCTCCTCGCGGACCGCCTCGTACTCCGCCTCGGGAACGACTCCCTCGGGCTCGCGGCCTTCCAGATTGAGGTAAAACCGGCCGGGGATGAGCGAGTAGGCGCGGGTCTCGTCGTCGATGTCGGCAAGCGAGTCGTGGTCGTCGCCGTCGTACGAGAGCCACCCCTCGTCGGCGAGGAACTGGTTGCAGTTCACTTCCCACTTCAACTCGGTAAAGCCGTGGTCGGACGCGACGATCAGCGTCGTGTCGTCGTCGAGCGAGTCGCGGATCTCGCCGATGTACTCGTCGAGCTGTCGATAGAACTCGAGGAACTCCTCTTTGTACTCGCCGTCGTTGACGTAGTCGCCGAACAGAAAGTGGTTGACTCGGTCGGTGCTCATGAAGACGCCGAAAAACAGGTCCCAGTCGTCCGCCGCGAGGTAGTGGGTGAACACGTCGTACCGTGCGTCGAGGGTCGCGTGCGCGTCCTCGATGAACTCGGTTTTGTCGTCGTCGTGCCCGAGTTTCGCGTTCACGTCGATCCGATAGTCGCGGTCTTCGAGGACCTGCCTGACCGCGTCGTCGCTCGCGGCGGCGTCGAGGCCGGGCGAGAGGAACCCGGAGACCTGCCGCTGAATCCGGCTCGACGGCGGGAAGGTGACGGGCACGTTGAGGACGGTCGCGTCGCGACCGTCGTCGGTGACGCGGTCCCAGAGCCGCGTCGCCGACACGTGTTTGCCCATCGGCACGTACGTCTCGTAGGAGTCGACCTCGCGGTCCTGGAACCCGTACACGCCCGTCTCGCCGGGGTTCACGCCCGTCGTGAGGCTCGGCCAGCACGCGCTCGACTCGGGCGGCACGATGCTCTCCAACCGGCCCGCAGAGCCTGCGGCGGCGATGTCGGTCAAGTTCTCGAACACGTCGGGGTGTTCCTGTACGAGGTCGTACGGTACGCCGTCGATGCCGAGAAAGACCACGCGCTCGTCGTCGTCGCCGCGGAGCCGATCGAACAGTCCCATGCCTACAGCGTGACTTCGTGCCGACAAATCGCTTGTGTTCTGGCGAGTGACGCCGGTATCTGGGGCTCCTGACAAGCCGTACCGATTCAGAAGGCCTATTCCCACCGGCGAACACATATCCGGCGTATGACCGACGACTTCCCGGCGAGCGTCGACGTCGATTACACCGACGGCGAGGGCGAGACTCCCGACGACTACCCGTCGATCCAGCACAAAATCGAGAAGGCGGTCGAGGTCACCCGCCGTGGACTCGAACAGTACGACAACCCGGCGGTGATGTGGACCGGCGGCAAAGACTCCACGCTGACGCTGTACTTCATCAACCAGGTCGCCGAGGAGTACGGCTATGAGAAGCCGACCGCGGTGTTCATCGACCACTTCCAGCACTTCGACGACATCACCGACTTCGTCGAACACTGGGCCGACGAGTGGGACATCGAACTGGTGTACGCCCGCAACGAGGACGTCGGCGCGTACGTCGACGAACACGGCCTCGAACCCGGCGACGACATCCCCGTCGACGCGCTCTCGGAGCACAACCAGCACCACATCCGAAATATACTAGAGTTCGAGGAAGACTCGTTCCCGTTCCTGCTCGACACCTACGTCGGGAACCACCTGCTGAAGACGGTCGCGCTCAACGACGCCCTCGAAGAACACGACATCGACGGCGTCATCTCCGGCGTGCGCTGGGACGAGCAGGAGGCCCGCGCCGACGAGACGTTCTTCTCGCCGCGCCACGACCCCGACTTGTTCCCGCCGCACGACCGCATCCAGCCCATCCTGCAGTTCGCCGAGGCCGACGTGTGGGAGGCGTTCTGGAACTTCGTCGTACCGGACACCGTCGAGGCGTTCCCCGACGAGGGGTACATCCCGCAGGCCGACGACGACCTGCCCGAGGGCGTCGCCCAGGAGGACATCCCCATCTCGCCGAAGTACTTCGCCGGGTTCCGCTCGCTCGGCAGCGAGGTCAGTACCGAGAAGACGACCGAGGAGCCCGCGTGGCTGCAGAACCTCGAAGACACCACCGAGCGCGCCGGCCGCGCCCAGGACAAGGAAGACCTGATGGAGCGCCTGCGCGACCTCGGCTACATGTGATCTGAAGCGGCTCGCCCGTTCTTTTCACCCTGTCTCGGCGCTTCTTCTCGCTCTGTCTCGGCGCTTCTTCCCACCCTATCCCGATGCTTTCCTTCCCGTTCGCGGCGATTCACGCGCTACCGTCCGACACCTGTCGTACCGACGCGGTGAACCCGACCTCTCGGAGCCGGTCCGCGAGGGGGAGCCCGATCCCCGACGCCGGCGTCAACACGCCGCCCTCGTGCGGCGAGTCGAGGTCGCCGCGCGCGAGACACACCGCCGACTCGCCGAGCATCCGCCCGGTCGCGCCGTAGCCGGGGTCCCGGTCGGCGCCGAACTCCGCCTCGACGGTGAAGCGACCGCCGGGGGCCACGCCGCGCCCTAACACCCGAATCGAAAAGCTGCCGGCCTCGGCTTCCGATCGCGTCGGCCCCTCACCCGGATCGGGGAAGACGTACTTTTGAATCGCCGACCGCAGCGGTCTGATAGACATGGCGGCAGTGAACGCGCCGAGCCCGCCGGCGACGAGGCCCGCTGTCGCCGCGCCCACGGGCCCCGTTCCCGTGGGGACGACCTCCGAACACCGAAACTCGCGGGTCCACGGGTACCCGAGGAGCGCGTTGCTCCGGCGGACCACGCGCTCGTTTACGGCTGCCATCGGCGACGGCGCGGTCCAGGACCCGCGCAGCGGGTCTCGGCGCGGCCCCCGCTGTTCGCCGGGGTCGATACCGCTCCGCTCGCCCGCGGGCGCGAGCGAGTACGGGTTCCGGAGCGTCTCCCTGGCGAGCGGGTCGGTCGCGACCGCCTCGAACAGTTCGCCGAAACTCGCGAGCGTCCCGCCGCTGACGCTCCCATTTCCGCCTTCGAGGTAGATCCGGACCGTCTCACACGGCGCGCCGAACTCCTCCGTCGCGAACGACTGGACGAGCAGCGTGCCGATGTCCGCCGGCACCGAGTCGAACCCGCAGCTGTGGACGATCCGGGCGCCGGCGTCGACGGCGGCCTCGTGATACCGGTCGATCATCTCGCGGACCCAGTTCACCTCGCCGGTGAGATCGCAGTAGTCGGTACCGGCGTCGACGCAGGCCGCGACGAGGTTCGAGCCGTACGTCGTGTACGGACCGACCGTCGTGCAGACGACTCGGGTGTCTTCCGCGATGGCGCGCAGGCTCTCGGGGTCGGTCGCGTCGCCCACGACGACGGGCACGTCCTCCCACCCGTCGCTGCGGCGAGTGAGGTCGGCGGCGACGTCGGCGAGTCGCTCTCGGCTCCGTCCGCCGATCGCCAGTTCGAGGTCTGCCGAGTCGTAGCGCTCGGTGAGGTACTCTGCGGTGAACCGCCCGGCGACGCCCGTCGCGCCCCACACCACGATGTCGTGCGTTCGGTCGCTGTCGCTCATCTACGAGTCTCTACACCGACGGCGGTGAAAACGGCGGGGGTCGCTAGCGGTCCGGCTGCGCTCGGTCGCGTCCCGAAATTGAATCGAGCACGGGCCAGGTGATGACCGGGTCTCAGCGAGCGAACGAGTGCACGAAGTGTTTGTGACTCGCTACCTCTTTACATCCGCGGCCACAACGACGGTTATGGCCGTTGGCACTAGTCTTTCCCTACAGCTCGCTGACTTTGGCACCCGCTCGTTGGTCACGCACAGCCTCATGGCGGTGGGGTTCGTTGGGGCCGTCGTGTCGGGCCTGTTCGTCGAAGGGCAGCTCGGCATCGTTTCCATGGCGGCGTTCATCAACTTCACCGCCGGGCTGTGGATCTGTCAGTCGATCCACTCGCTCGGCAACGCCGCGACCGAAGACGAGTACGAGGGCGTCCTCAAGGAGCTTCTCAACCGTGTCTAGCGAACCCGGCATCGACGTCGGCCGACTCGGGCGCACGCTCGTGCTCATCGGCTTCGTCACGACCGTGTTCATGCTGTTGATCGCGAACCGGCTCTCGGGGGACACGTTCCGTATCGGCGCGGTCGCGATCGGCACCGTCGCGTTGATCACCGCGATCACCGGGTTCTTAATCGCGGCGGGCAGCGCGCTCGACGGGCACTAAGCGCCGTTCGACGCGTCCGACTCGTCGACCGCGGGTTAGTTAACTCACCGAGGCAGAGTGTGGGACCACTTAGTGTACTCAACGGAGGTCTTTGAACTCACTACCGCACTCGGGACAAGTGCGTACGGAAAACACTTCAGCCGAATCGGTCTTCTTCTTTAACACCATCTCACATGCAGCGCAGTTTAATCGCTCATATGTGTCTTTAATCAAGTCACCGTCACGAAGCCCTTTTCGCGTGGATTTCATATTCGATGACTAACTGTGCAAAAGTATAAATTTTGTACGGAAGCATGACTGGCCGCTCAAGGCTGTGATGCCATCGACTCATCGGCAAACAGTCCTGTGACCACAGTATCGATCAATGCTTCCTCAACTTCGCTATAACTGTCTTCAGACACAATCGGTGTGTTTTGCGCCTGTGTTACAAACAGCAGTGACTGTAGGAGCTGACGTACAATCTCGGGATCGCTGATACGGACCTCCTCGCGGGCAACCCACTCATCTGGCTGCGGGAGGACTCGCGGGAGGTCGGATCCCCCGTGTAAATCAGCGCTGATATTTTCCTCACCGCAATCGGCGCCAGAAGCAGTTTTATGATCAGTCTGAGCATTGTTCTCATACTTTGTCCCCTCCAACTGATCCTCGATTCGTTGGAGTTCCCCGTCAACAAAGAGTCGTCGAATAAGCGTGTTTGACCGCACCTGCTCAAGTGTCGTTCGCAGTATCATCTCTGCCTCTGCTTGTGGCGTTTCCATCTCAGCAACTGCTGTCTCCAGTCGGCCAAATAACTGCTCACGCTCGGCCATTAACACCGCAAGGTACAACTCTTCTTTTGAGTCAAAAAACTGGTAAAACGTGCTGGTACCGATTTCGACAGCGTCTGTTATGTCACTCACCCGCGTTCGATCAAACCCGTAACGGGCAAATAACTCGTGGCCTGCCTCAATCATTTCGGCACGAATTCGTTCCCGATCTTCGTCAGAAAATTGCGTCACAACTGGTCCCTCTTTATCAACAGAACTACAGTATTTGTCAATTCCATATCGGCTGTGGGACTTCAGGAAAGAAAGGTTTATTGATTCGTGAGGGGAGTATCTGTTGTGCAACGACATCGTTACCTGTCAAATGGTCCTGCTTTGATTCCAACGCAACTGCTACGCGTGGCTGTCTCTACTGTGAGGAGGGAGTAGTGTATGCAGACCCGAACGCTGTCAGTCGTCCTCGTGAGTATTCTACTGGTCAGTAGTGGTGTCGGCGTCGGTGCAGTTGGTGCCGAGCTAACCGGCTCCAAC
This genomic window from Halorubrum sp. PV6 contains:
- a CDS encoding alkaline phosphatase family protein, whose amino-acid sequence is MGLFDRLRGDDDERVVFLGIDGVPYDLVQEHPDVFENLTDIAAAGSAGRLESIVPPESSACWPSLTTGVNPGETGVYGFQDREVDSYETYVPMGKHVSATRLWDRVTDDGRDATVLNVPVTFPPSSRIQRQVSGFLSPGLDAAASDDAVRQVLEDRDYRIDVNAKLGHDDDKTEFIEDAHATLDARYDVFTHYLAADDWDLFFGVFMSTDRVNHFLFGDYVNDGEYKEEFLEFYRQLDEYIGEIRDSLDDDTTLIVASDHGFTELKWEVNCNQFLADEGWLSYDGDDHDSLADIDDETRAYSLIPGRFYLNLEGREPEGVVPEAEYEAVREELRSDLESLTGPDGQQVCKRIVDGEDAFDGARDEIAPDLVVIPADGFDLKSGFKGKSAVFTEGPRNGMHKFENSLLYSTDPDLDIEGSNLFDVTPTILDLMDVDTDAAFDGESLLAD
- a CDS encoding phosphoadenosine phosphosulfate reductase family protein produces the protein MTDDFPASVDVDYTDGEGETPDDYPSIQHKIEKAVEVTRRGLEQYDNPAVMWTGGKDSTLTLYFINQVAEEYGYEKPTAVFIDHFQHFDDITDFVEHWADEWDIELVYARNEDVGAYVDEHGLEPGDDIPVDALSEHNQHHIRNILEFEEDSFPFLLDTYVGNHLLKTVALNDALEEHDIDGVISGVRWDEQEARADETFFSPRHDPDLFPPHDRIQPILQFAEADVWEAFWNFVVPDTVEAFPDEGYIPQADDDLPEGVAQEDIPISPKYFAGFRSLGSEVSTEKTTEEPAWLQNLEDTTERAGRAQDKEDLMERLRDLGYM
- a CDS encoding trans-acting enoyl reductase family protein: MSDSDRTHDIVVWGATGVAGRFTAEYLTERYDSADLELAIGGRSRERLADVAADLTRRSDGWEDVPVVVGDATDPESLRAIAEDTRVVCTTVGPYTTYGSNLVAACVDAGTDYCDLTGEVNWVREMIDRYHEAAVDAGARIVHSCGFDSVPADIGTLLVQSFATEEFGAPCETVRIYLEGGNGSVSGGTLASFGELFEAVATDPLARETLRNPYSLAPAGERSGIDPGEQRGPRRDPLRGSWTAPSPMAAVNERVVRRSNALLGYPWTREFRCSEVVPTGTGPVGAATAGLVAGGLGAFTAAMSIRPLRSAIQKYVFPDPGEGPTRSEAEAGSFSIRVLGRGVAPGGRFTVEAEFGADRDPGYGATGRMLGESAVCLARGDLDSPHEGGVLTPASGIGLPLADRLREVGFTASVRQVSDGSA
- a CDS encoding HVO_0758 family zinc finger protein; amino-acid sequence: MKSTRKGLRDGDLIKDTYERLNCAACEMVLKKKTDSAEVFSVRTCPECGSEFKDLR
- a CDS encoding TetR/AcrR family transcriptional regulator codes for the protein MSLHNRYSPHESINLSFLKSHSRYGIDKYCSSVDKEGPVVTQFSDEDRERIRAEMIEAGHELFARYGFDRTRVSDITDAVEIGTSTFYQFFDSKEELYLAVLMAEREQLFGRLETAVAEMETPQAEAEMILRTTLEQVRSNTLIRRLFVDGELQRIEDQLEGTKYENNAQTDHKTASGADCGEENISADLHGGSDLPRVLPQPDEWVAREEVRISDPEIVRQLLQSLLFVTQAQNTPIVSEDSYSEVEEALIDTVVTGLFADESMASQP